From one Conyzicola nivalis genomic stretch:
- a CDS encoding cation diffusion facilitator family transporter, translated as MTHDKHAGHDHAAGVTNRTRLVVAIAIVAVFLVVEVVGAVLSDSLALLADAGHMLSDLFGLTVALVALLIAARPATDRQTFGYQRAEVFGALINGVILTVVAIFVAVEGVGRLLRPDDAEVLGTPMLVVAVIGLGANVASMLVLRGGSDQSIGMRGAYLEVLGDFFGSVTAIVAALAILLTGFVQADAIASLVIAALIAPRAFMLLRDVVHVLSESVPRNMDVETIREHILGTPGVVDVHDVHVWAITSGAPVFSAHVVVTKELFESGGTGALLDELGGCLSGHFDVAHSTFQLEPTEHADHEEQHHR; from the coding sequence GTGACACACGACAAGCACGCCGGGCATGACCACGCCGCCGGGGTGACCAACCGCACCAGGCTCGTCGTCGCCATCGCCATAGTCGCGGTGTTTCTCGTGGTCGAGGTCGTCGGCGCGGTCCTGTCCGACTCGCTGGCCCTCTTGGCCGACGCCGGCCACATGCTCTCCGACCTGTTCGGCCTCACGGTCGCCCTGGTCGCGTTGCTCATTGCCGCGCGTCCGGCAACCGATCGGCAGACCTTCGGCTACCAACGCGCCGAGGTGTTCGGCGCCCTCATCAACGGTGTGATCCTCACGGTCGTCGCGATCTTCGTCGCCGTGGAGGGCGTGGGTCGCCTGCTGCGGCCCGACGACGCCGAGGTGCTCGGTACGCCGATGCTCGTGGTCGCCGTGATCGGGTTGGGGGCGAACGTGGCGTCGATGCTCGTTCTGCGCGGCGGCAGCGACCAGTCGATCGGCATGCGCGGCGCCTACCTCGAGGTGCTCGGCGACTTCTTCGGCTCCGTCACGGCGATCGTGGCCGCGCTCGCCATCCTGCTCACCGGCTTCGTGCAGGCCGACGCGATCGCGTCGCTCGTGATCGCCGCGCTCATCGCGCCGCGGGCGTTTATGCTCCTGCGCGACGTCGTGCACGTGTTGAGCGAGTCGGTGCCGCGCAACATGGACGTCGAGACGATCCGCGAGCACATCCTGGGCACCCCGGGCGTCGTCGACGTGCACGACGTGCACGTCTGGGCCATCACCTCGGGCGCCCCCGTCTTCTCCGCCCACGTCGTGGTGACCAAGGAGCTGTTCGAGAGCGGCGGCACCGGCGCGCTGCTCGACGAACTGGGCGGCTGCCTATCGGGTCACTTCGACGTCGCGCACTCGACGTTCCAGCTCGAACCGACCGAGCACGCCGACCACGAAGAGCAGCACCACCGCTAG